Proteins encoded in a region of the Orenia metallireducens genome:
- a CDS encoding phospho-sugar mutase, producing the protein MNYKDNYNKWLKDDYFDQQTKEELKSIAGNEKEIEERFYTSLDFGTGGLRGIIGAGTNRINKYTIRKATQGLANYIEKNGDKSKGVVISHDSRHKSREFSVEAALVLAANGIKAYLFDDLRPTPELSFAVRELKATAGIMITASHNPPEYNGYKVYWEDGAQVVPPHDKGIIGEVNAIDSFDNVKTVSEEEARQAGLFEIIAPEMDDKYIKTLKDLSLNPKVIKEVADDLHIVYTPLHGTGNMPVQRVLDELGFKNLHVVAEQEKPDPDFSTVSYPNPEEPAVFDLGIELAEKKGAELIMATDPDADRVGIAVKDTKGEWVFLNGNQVGILLTEYIVNSLEEVPENGVVIKTVVTTEMIKPIAKKYGLDVMDTLTGFKYIGEKIKEFEEGKYDKEYIFGFEESYGYLYGIHARDKDAIVATMLIAEMAAYYKSKKSSIYEELMRMYEEYGYYKADLEAITMPGKEGKEKIADLLKSLREDSPEEINGQKVVVIKDYLVSKEYDVVNGEEKTIDLPESNVLQFLLEDDSLVTVRPSGTEPKVKFYFSVRVDSNQAADDKLAKLKEAVMELID; encoded by the coding sequence ATAAATTATAAGGATAATTATAATAAATGGCTAAAAGATGATTATTTTGATCAGCAGACAAAAGAAGAGTTAAAGTCAATAGCTGGCAATGAGAAGGAGATTGAGGAGAGATTTTATACCAGCTTAGATTTTGGGACTGGTGGTTTAAGAGGTATTATTGGAGCAGGTACTAATAGAATCAATAAGTATACTATTAGAAAAGCTACTCAAGGTTTGGCTAACTATATTGAGAAGAATGGTGATAAATCTAAAGGTGTAGTTATTTCCCATGATTCTAGACATAAATCAAGGGAGTTTTCAGTAGAGGCAGCTTTGGTCTTAGCAGCAAATGGAATCAAAGCCTATCTTTTTGATGATTTACGACCTACTCCAGAGTTATCTTTTGCAGTTAGAGAGCTAAAAGCTACTGCAGGGATTATGATAACAGCAAGCCATAATCCGCCAGAGTACAATGGTTATAAAGTATACTGGGAAGATGGAGCCCAAGTTGTGCCACCCCATGATAAAGGGATTATCGGAGAGGTTAATGCTATTGATAGCTTTGATAATGTTAAGACTGTCTCTGAAGAAGAGGCTCGTCAAGCAGGTTTATTTGAGATTATCGCTCCTGAAATGGATGATAAGTATATCAAGACTTTAAAGGATTTATCTTTAAATCCTAAGGTTATCAAAGAGGTAGCTGATGACTTACATATTGTTTATACACCATTACATGGAACAGGAAATATGCCTGTACAGAGAGTTTTAGATGAATTAGGCTTTAAGAATCTTCATGTAGTAGCAGAGCAAGAGAAGCCTGATCCTGACTTCTCTACAGTATCTTATCCTAATCCAGAGGAGCCAGCAGTATTTGATTTAGGGATTGAATTGGCTGAAAAGAAGGGTGCAGAGTTGATTATGGCAACTGATCCTGATGCAGATCGTGTAGGTATTGCTGTTAAGGATACTAAGGGAGAATGGGTATTCTTAAATGGAAATCAAGTTGGAATCCTATTGACTGAGTATATTGTAAACTCTTTAGAAGAGGTGCCTGAGAATGGTGTAGTCATTAAAACTGTTGTAACTACAGAGATGATCAAGCCGATTGCTAAGAAGTATGGTCTTGATGTAATGGATACATTAACTGGATTTAAATATATTGGTGAAAAGATTAAAGAGTTTGAAGAAGGTAAGTATGATAAAGAGTATATCTTTGGATTTGAAGAAAGCTATGGATACTTATATGGAATTCATGCTCGTGATAAGGATGCGATAGTAGCTACTATGTTAATTGCAGAGATGGCGGCTTACTATAAATCTAAAAAGAGCTCAATCTATGAAGAGCTAATGAGAATGTATGAAGAGTATGGTTATTATAAAGCTGATTTGGAAGCAATTACTATGCCAGGAAAAGAAGGAAAAGAGAAGATTGCTGACCTACTTAAATCTTTAAGAGAAGATAGTCCAGAAGAGATTAATGGACAGAAGGTAGTAGTTATCAAGGATTACTTAGTAAGTAAGGAATATGATGTGGTTAATGGAGAAGAAAAAACTATCGATTTACCAGAATCTAATGTATTACAATTCTTATTAGAAGATGATAGCTTAGTAACAGTTAGACCATCTGGAACAGAGCCAAAGGTTAAGTTCTACTTCTCTGTTAGAGTAGATAGCAATCAAGCAGCAGATGATAAATTGGCTAAATTAAAAGAGGCTGTAATGGAGCTAATTGATTAA
- the glgA gene encoding glycogen synthase GlgA, with protein MTEKLKVLFVSSEVAPFAKTGGLADVVGSLPQAIKELGHDVRVVMPQYSKIDSKYLSQLEPVLYFRTRVVWRDDYVGVNKLERDGIINYFIDNKSYFDRPTLYENDDKHVQFAYFCRAVLEMLPKVDFKPDIIHCNDWQTGPLSIMLKEDYQIYDFYKDIKTVYTIHNLRYQGVFGKEILEDTLGLPYKYWNWGVVCHDDCVNYMKMGIEMSDMITTVSKTYAEEIKTAEFGEGLDYVMRMNGDDLYGIVNGISYKDNNPETDDRIYANYSSEDLTGKYENKRRLQEELGLPQVADIPVIGLISRLVDQKGLDLITSIIDEFMAEEVQLIILGTGNNQYEKLFRQIARRYPHKVSANIKYDATLAQKIYAGSDIFLMPSKYEPCGLSQLFSLRYGTIPIVRETGGLNDTIQSYNEATGEGNGFSFTYYDAQDMLYTIKRAISFYQQKEIWTKLVKRAMESDFSWESSAKEYVKLYFKLVDKRD; from the coding sequence GTGACAGAAAAATTAAAAGTATTATTCGTATCTTCAGAGGTAGCTCCCTTTGCTAAAACAGGTGGTCTTGCTGATGTAGTAGGTTCTTTACCACAAGCTATTAAAGAATTAGGGCATGATGTAAGAGTGGTTATGCCTCAATATAGCAAGATAGATAGTAAATACCTAAGCCAATTAGAGCCTGTACTCTATTTTAGAACAAGAGTTGTTTGGAGAGATGACTATGTAGGAGTCAATAAATTAGAGAGGGATGGAATAATAAATTATTTTATAGACAATAAGAGTTATTTTGATCGACCGACCTTATATGAAAATGATGATAAGCATGTACAGTTTGCTTATTTTTGTCGGGCGGTTTTAGAGATGCTACCAAAGGTAGACTTTAAACCAGATATTATTCATTGTAATGATTGGCAGACAGGTCCTTTGAGCATTATGTTAAAAGAAGATTATCAGATTTATGATTTTTATAAAGATATTAAGACTGTCTATACAATTCATAATCTACGTTATCAAGGTGTTTTTGGTAAAGAGATTCTTGAGGATACTTTAGGACTACCTTATAAATATTGGAATTGGGGAGTAGTCTGCCATGATGATTGTGTTAATTATATGAAGATGGGAATTGAAATGTCAGATATGATCACTACAGTAAGTAAGACCTATGCTGAGGAGATTAAAACTGCTGAATTTGGTGAAGGATTAGACTATGTAATGAGAATGAATGGTGATGATTTGTATGGTATTGTTAATGGAATCAGTTATAAAGACAATAACCCTGAGACCGATGATAGAATTTATGCTAATTATAGTAGTGAAGATTTAACAGGAAAGTATGAGAATAAAAGAAGGTTACAAGAAGAGTTGGGATTACCCCAAGTTGCTGATATTCCTGTGATTGGTTTGATTTCAAGGCTAGTAGACCAAAAAGGATTAGATTTGATTACTAGTATTATTGATGAATTTATGGCAGAAGAGGTCCAACTGATTATATTAGGTACTGGAAATAATCAATATGAAAAACTTTTTAGACAGATAGCAAGGCGTTATCCTCACAAGGTATCTGCTAACATTAAATATGATGCTACTTTAGCCCAGAAGATATATGCAGGCAGTGATATCTTCTTAATGCCATCAAAATATGAGCCTTGTGGCTTAAGTCAGTTATTTAGCTTAAGATATGGTACTATACCTATTGTTAGGGAGACTGGGGGCTTAAATGATACTATTCAATCCTATAATGAGGCAACTGGAGAAGGAAATGGGTTCAGCTTTACATATTATGATGCTCAGGATATGTTATATACGATTAAGAGGGCAATCAGCTTTTATCAGCAGAAAGAGATATGGACTAAATTGGTCAAAAGAGCAATGGAAAGTGATTTTAGCTGGGAGAGTTCAGCAAAAGAGTATGTAAAATTATATTTCAAGCTAGTGGATAAAAGAGATTAA
- the pgeF gene encoding peptidoglycan editing factor PgeF, producing MKYYIIEEFEATGLVEHLFTTKIGGVSQEEYAQLNLGLHVADKKGDILENRRLISEILTYNSKELVAGKQIHSDQIRVVSAQDKGKGALDYESAIEDTDALITNEPEILLTSYYADCTPILILDPVKQAIGLAHAGWKGTVLKIAQKTILKMKEVYQTNPRDVLVGIGPAIGQCCYQVDSRVVEPLKENFKNWQELIEEDGEGRWRLNMPLANQIQLEEIGIKPKNIIQSELCTCCNSELFFSYRRDQGKTGRMASMIKLL from the coding sequence TTGAAATATTATATTATTGAAGAGTTTGAAGCGACTGGTTTAGTGGAACATCTATTTACTACTAAGATAGGTGGGGTTAGCCAAGAGGAGTATGCCCAATTGAATTTGGGGCTTCATGTTGCTGATAAAAAGGGAGATATATTGGAGAATAGGAGATTGATTTCGGAGATATTAACCTATAATTCTAAAGAATTGGTAGCAGGAAAGCAGATACATAGCGATCAGATTAGGGTAGTTAGTGCCCAAGATAAAGGGAAGGGTGCTTTAGATTATGAGAGTGCTATTGAGGATACTGATGCATTAATTACTAATGAGCCTGAAATCTTATTGACATCTTATTATGCTGATTGTACTCCGATTTTAATCTTAGATCCAGTCAAACAAGCTATCGGTTTGGCCCATGCAGGATGGAAAGGTACAGTACTAAAGATAGCACAAAAGACTATTCTAAAGATGAAAGAAGTATATCAAACGAATCCACGGGATGTCTTAGTTGGGATTGGTCCTGCTATTGGTCAGTGTTGTTACCAAGTAGATTCTAGAGTTGTGGAGCCATTAAAAGAGAATTTTAAAAATTGGCAAGAACTTATTGAAGAGGATGGAGAGGGTCGCTGGAGATTAAATATGCCTTTAGCCAATCAAATTCAGTTAGAAGAGATAGGGATAAAACCTAAGAATATTATCCAAAGTGAGTTATGTACTTGTTGCAATTCAGAGCTATTTTTCTCTTATCGGCGAGATCAGGGTAAGACTGGGAGAATGGCGAGTATGATCAAGTTATTATAG